In Arsenophonus sp. aPb, one DNA window encodes the following:
- the fis gene encoding DNA-binding transcriptional regulator Fis: protein MFEQRGNSDVLTVATVNSQDQITQKPLRDSVKQALKNYFAQLNNQDVNDLYELVLAEVEKPLLDMVMQYTRGNQTRAALMLSINRGTLRKKLKKYGMN, encoded by the coding sequence ATGTTCGAACAACGCGGAAATTCTGACGTACTAACCGTTGCTACTGTAAATTCACAAGATCAAATAACTCAAAAGCCATTACGTGATTCAGTTAAACAAGCACTGAAAAACTACTTTGCCCAACTTAATAACCAGGATGTCAATGACTTATATGAATTAGTATTGGCTGAAGTGGAAAAACCATTATTAGATATGGTAATGCAATATACCCGTGGAAATCAGACCCGTGCTGCATTAATGCTAAGTATCAATCGTGGAACGCTACGTAAGAAATTGAAAAA